One Phormidium ambiguum IAM M-71 DNA window includes the following coding sequences:
- a CDS encoding MgtC/SapB family protein: MVSTFSLAPDDWFGLFARLLLALFLGGVIGWEREIKRKPAGLRTHILVSFAAALFVMIPLVLGAVNDGNSVSRVIQGVTAGVGFLGAGEIFTSAGKQSDSIRVRGLTSAAAIWASAALGVTAGCGLWQLGLMSAFLCFVVLRVLKKIEIN; this comes from the coding sequence TTGGTCAGTACTTTCTCCCTCGCACCTGATGATTGGTTTGGTTTGTTTGCCCGGTTATTACTAGCTTTATTCCTGGGTGGAGTAATTGGCTGGGAACGCGAAATCAAACGTAAACCAGCTGGCTTGAGAACTCATATATTAGTCAGTTTTGCTGCGGCTTTGTTTGTCATGATTCCGCTGGTTTTGGGAGCAGTCAACGATGGCAACAGTGTTTCTAGAGTCATTCAAGGGGTAACAGCTGGTGTTGGTTTTTTGGGTGCGGGAGAAATATTCACATCTGCTGGCAAGCAATCTGATTCAATTAGAGTACGGGGATTGACCTCCGCAGCAGCAATTTGGGCTTCCGCAGCTTTGGGCGTTACTGCTGGCTGTGGCTTATGGCAGTTAGGCTTAATGAGTGCGTTTTTGTGCTTTGTGGTGTTAAGAGTGTTGAAAAAAATTGAAATAAACTAG